One Terriglobia bacterium genomic window carries:
- a CDS encoding arginine deiminase-related protein: MQLASAVLMVRPVSFGFNPDTAPSFMFQREITDSNRREVERRARMEFDILESRLKAAGVEVIVVEDKEELHTPDAVFPNNWVSFHHDGTVVLYPMLAPSRRPERRRDIIDKLQSSGFRVSRVIDLTHHEDQGRFLEGTGSVVFDHADHIAYAAVSPRTDETVLKELCASLGYNPVTFHAVLANGDPILHTDMTMSMGDRFVVFCPDVIADSSERKRVLDSLKSAGRDLIAIDPKQLEHFAGNVLQVQTKEGRSVLVISTSACLALRPEQRNAIQKFTQIVESPLPVFEGIGRGSARGMMADVHLPRL; encoded by the coding sequence ACCGATTCGAACCGCCGGGAAGTGGAGCGGCGGGCGCGCATGGAATTCGACATTCTCGAGAGCAGGCTGAAAGCAGCGGGTGTCGAAGTGATCGTGGTCGAAGACAAAGAAGAACTCCATACGCCGGACGCCGTGTTTCCGAACAACTGGGTTTCATTTCACCATGACGGCACCGTCGTCCTGTATCCCATGCTGGCGCCCAGCCGAAGGCCGGAGCGCCGCCGGGACATCATCGATAAATTGCAATCGAGCGGATTCCGCGTATCGCGCGTCATCGACCTCACGCACCATGAAGATCAGGGACGCTTCCTCGAGGGAACCGGCAGCGTGGTGTTCGATCATGCGGATCACATTGCCTACGCGGCTGTCTCGCCGCGAACCGACGAAACCGTGCTCAAAGAACTTTGCGCGTCGCTTGGCTACAACCCGGTCACGTTTCATGCCGTTCTCGCGAATGGCGATCCGATCCTGCACACCGACATGACCATGAGCATGGGCGACCGGTTTGTGGTTTTCTGCCCGGATGTGATCGCCGATTCAAGCGAGCGGAAACGCGTCCTGGACAGTCTGAAGTCGGCGGGCCGCGACCTGATTGCGATCGATCCCAAACAACTCGAGCACTTCGCCGGAAATGTACTGCAAGTTCAAACGAAGGAAGGACGAAGCGTTCTCGTCATTTCCACTTCGGCCTGCCTCGCGCTCCGTCCCGAACAGCGCAACGCTATTCAGAAATTCACGCAGATCGTCGAATCGCCTCTGCCGGTGTTCGAAGGCATCGGCCGCGGCAGCGCGCGCGGCATGATGGCTGACGTGCACCTGCCGCGGTTGTAG
- a CDS encoding DSD1 family PLP-dependent enzyme — MKKIHDLPTPCLVLDLDRFEANLDKMSRFTRDRRIALRPHAKTHKCVNIARRQIQQGAIGICAATIAEAEVLNRGGIRGLLITGEMVGEPKISRLMRIISEAPETMAVVDNAANVKDLQRAAAHSGLRITILIDLDIGQNRTGIAPGEPALNLAEAIGRSKNLELKGLCAYAGHAAHVVGYDERRTASRRALEKAIATRDLLTKHGHRVEILSGASTGTYNIDADIQGITEMQSGSYVFMDVEYRKIGGAGGAVYEDFAPALCVLSTVVHRSAGKAIVDAGIKALATDRGFGPEVLGMSGIAYEFAGDEHGRLVVNDDSIRLGDRLRLIIPHCDPTVNLYDRFFCLRGEVIEEEWPIMERAAGSTYF; from the coding sequence GTGAAAAAAATCCACGATTTGCCGACCCCGTGCCTGGTACTGGATCTCGATCGGTTTGAGGCGAATCTCGACAAGATGAGCCGCTTCACACGGGATCGCCGCATCGCGCTGCGGCCACACGCAAAAACCCACAAGTGCGTCAACATTGCGCGGCGCCAGATACAGCAGGGCGCGATAGGAATCTGCGCAGCGACGATTGCTGAAGCGGAAGTCTTGAATCGCGGGGGCATTCGAGGTCTGCTCATCACAGGCGAGATGGTCGGAGAGCCGAAGATCTCGCGGCTGATGCGTATTATTTCGGAGGCGCCGGAAACAATGGCGGTCGTGGACAACGCGGCCAACGTAAAGGACCTTCAACGCGCTGCTGCGCACTCCGGACTTCGGATCACGATATTGATCGATCTCGATATCGGCCAGAACCGTACCGGCATCGCGCCGGGCGAGCCCGCTTTGAACCTGGCCGAAGCAATCGGACGTTCAAAGAATCTTGAATTGAAGGGCCTATGCGCCTACGCCGGACATGCCGCTCATGTTGTCGGCTATGACGAACGCCGCACCGCGTCACGGCGCGCGCTCGAGAAAGCGATCGCAACCCGGGATCTGCTTACGAAGCATGGTCACCGGGTGGAAATCCTCAGCGGCGCAAGCACCGGAACATATAACATCGACGCGGACATCCAGGGCATCACGGAAATGCAGTCCGGCTCATATGTGTTCATGGATGTGGAGTACCGGAAAATCGGCGGAGCCGGCGGAGCGGTTTATGAAGACTTCGCTCCCGCGCTATGCGTGCTCTCGACGGTCGTCCACCGTTCGGCCGGTAAAGCCATCGTCGACGCGGGAATCAAAGCCCTGGCAACCGATCGAGGCTTCGGTCCTGAAGTGCTCGGCATGAGCGGCATTGCTTATGAATTCGCGGGCGACGAGCACGGCCGCTTAGTCGTGAACGACGACAGCATCCGCCTTGGCGACCGCCTCCGGTTGATCATTCCCCACTGCGACCCGACCGTGAATCTCTACGACCGATTCTTCTGCCTTCGCGGAGAGGTCATCGAAGAGGAGTGGCCGATTATGGAGCGTGCCGCAGGTTCGACATATTTTTAG